A stretch of Camelina sativa cultivar DH55 chromosome 18, Cs, whole genome shotgun sequence DNA encodes these proteins:
- the LOC104763224 gene encoding fimbrin-2-like: MLNPWERNENHTLCLNSAKAIGCTVVNIGTQDIIEGRRHLVLGVISQIIKIQLLADLNLKKTPQLVELVGDSKDVEELMSLPPEKILLRWMNFQLRKTEYKKTVTNFSSDVKDAEAYTNLLNVLAPEHKNASHFAVKSSFERAKLVLEHADRMGCRRYLTAKDIVEGSPNLNLAFVAHIFQHRNGLSTQTKQISFLENLADDIQISREEKAFRFWINSFDSLLYINNVFEDLRDGWILLQTLDKVSPGIVNWKVASKPPIKLPFKKVENCNQVVKLGKQLKFSLVNIAGNDIVQGNKKLILAYLWQLMRYNILQLLKNLRFHSNGKEIADVDILEWANAKVRNNGCKTRMYSFREKSLSDGIFFLELLSSVQPRSVNWSLVTNGVTX, from the exons ATGCTTAATCCATGGGAGAGAAACGAGAATCATACGCTTTGTTTAAACTCTGCAAAGGCTATTGGGTGTACTGTGGTTAATATAGGAACTCAAGATATCATTGAAGGAAGG CGTCATCTTGTGCTTGGAGTGATTTCTCAAATCATTAAG ATACAATTGCTCGCAGACCTTAACTTGAAGAAAACCCCCCAGCTGGTGGAGTTGGTCGGTGATAGCAAG GATGTGGAAGAGCTGATGAGTTTACCACCTGAGAAGATCTTATTGAGATGGATGAATTTTCAGTTAAGAAAAACTGAATACAAGAAAACTGTCACAAACTTCTCCTCGGATGTAAAG GATGCGGAAGCTTACACTAATCTATTAAATGTCCTGGCACCAGAGCACAAGAATGCATCACATTTTGCAGTTAAAAGCTCATTTGAGAGAGCAAAGCTTGTTCTCGAACACGCAGACAGAATGGGATGCAGGAGATACTTGACAGCGAAGGATATTGTTGAGGGTTCCCCAAATCTTAATCTTGCTTTTGTGGCACATATATTCCAGCACAG GAACGGCCTTTCAACACAAACGAAACAGATATCTTTTCTGGAAAATCTAGCTGATGACATCCAAAtttcaagagaagaaaaagcatTCCGTTTTTGGATTAACAGCTTTGATAGTTTGCTATACATAAACAACGTGTTTGAGGATCTTAGAGATGG GTGGATTCTATTGCAGACACTAGACAAGGTGTCTCCAGGCATTGTTAATTGGAAAGTAGCTAGCAAACCACCCATTAAATTGCCATTCAAGAAAGTAGAAAACTGTAATCAGGTTGTGAAACTAGGGAAGCAGCTCAAGTTCTCTCTGGTTAACATTGCCGGAAATGACATTGTTCAAGGAAACAAGAAGCTCATACTAG CATACTTATGGCAATTGATGAGATACAACATCCTGCAACTTCTTAAGAACTTGAGATTCCATTCCAATGGCAAAGAAATAGCAGACGTTGATATATTGGAATGGGCAAATGCTAAAGTGAGAAACAATGGATGCAAAACACGTATGTACAGCTTCAGG GAAAAGAGCTTATCCGATGGGATATTTTTCTTGGAGCTGCTGAGTTCGGTGCAGCCAAGATCCGTAAACTGGAGTCTTGTTACAAACGGAGTAACGNATTGA